One Echeneis naucrates chromosome 16, fEcheNa1.1, whole genome shotgun sequence DNA window includes the following coding sequences:
- the LOC115056717 gene encoding monocyte chemotactic protein 1B, with protein MSASRLILTVLVLMVAAITLSEGLRGTGPKKCCFNFIEKPLPKGRVLSYARTSQQCTKSAILLKTLAGRQLCVRPSAPWVNDIIKYLDEKTNPGEMSSL; from the exons aTGTCAGCTTCTCGCCTTATTCTCACTGTGCTTGTTCTGATGGTGGCTGCGATCACTCTGAGTGAAG GTTTGCGTGGTACAGGCCCaaagaaatgctgttttaatttcatcgAGAAGCCTCTGCCAAAAGGAAGAGTGCTCAGCTACGCCAGGACCAGCCAGCAGTGCACCAAATCTGCCATTTT GCTGAAGACACTGGCAGGTCGGCAGCTCTGTGTCAGACCTTCTGCCCCTTGGGTGAATGACATTATCAAATACCTTGACGAAAAAACCAACCCAGGAGAGATGTCAAGCCTGTAA